The DNA sequence aattttttttcagaaataacgTACCAGCTATGccataattttgtttaaattcatTAATGATTGAATAAACATGGAAAGAACCTGACACGTTTATGTCTCGTATTTCTGGATGTAACGTTAGACTTTTTTCGCTTGTTATCAGTTGAAAATGGATGAATTAAAGGAAGAAAACCTAAAGAATGTCGACGAGGCTGAGTTTGAGGAGAAAACTGTTGTAGATGAAATTAAAGAagagcaagaagaagaagaagaagaagaagacgagGAGGCATTGCCACACTCTGAATTTCTTGACATCTTTGAGGAAGGACTGGCTCTGATGGTCCAGGACCCTTTACTGTGCGATCTGCCAATTCAGGTCTACAATCAAACAACAATGAAGAGTTTGTTTTAATAGAATAATACTGAAACAAGCTACATGTTTGAATGTATTAATTCATAAGTTCTAGAATTCCGAATCTTTTCTGATCTTCAGGTCACGTTGGAGGAGGTGAACTCTCAGGTGGCTTTGGAATATGGTCAGGCCATGACTGTTCGTGTTTGTAAGGCTGATGGAGAAGTCATGCGTGAGTTTTCTTGGAATTGGTTTTTAATTTCTATACATTTATTGATTCTAACTGGAGAAAATCTCTTCACAGCTATTGTGGTTGTGCAGTCTGCTACGGTTCTAGATCTCAAGAAAGCCATTTGCAGATATATGGAGCTAAAACAACAACGAGAGGGAGGTGTCAAGCACATCGGCTGGTGAGACATGAAAAAAGTATAGGATGTGATTTttgtatatgcttttttttaacCCCTAATTTACTTTCCCTGTCAAGGAAATACGTGTGGAGGACATTTCATCTGGTCTTCAATGGAGAAAAATTAGAAGATGACAAAAGAAAGCTGAAGGAGTGAGTCCAAATAATCTGTTGcttttgtagaaatgtgttaATGTGTGTATTCATTTGGTGCACAGTAATTGCTGTGCTTTGAACTATGATATGTTTTGATTGTGTTTCCTCTGTCCTCAGCTACGGGATCAGGAACAGAGATGAAGTGACCTTTTTGAAGAAACTGAGAAGGAAATGAACAAATGAAGTTCTGTTTAATGGCtgaaatttgtaaataatgaatagacatttaaatgaaatgttcatccaaaaagtaaaaaaactcATCCTCATGGTATTCCCTACCAAATACCGTTCCCTgtattttttctgtggaacaaaaatgaaaaaaaacaacaacaacaatttgaattgaattttaaattatgtaaatgatgACTAAATTGTTTAAGGTAAACTTATCCTGTGAAGACAACACTTGTTGAAGCAATTATTCTAACAAGTAACTTAAATAGATATTCTTGGAGTACATTTTATAAAGACTCTTTGTTCCTTTTAGTGAGACAGAAACCCAAACTGTCACATTTGCAAAGATGCAAATGTGTGAAAGTCCTCCTTTTCAAAGATGCCTGGTTATTAACATGTATACATGGTACAGCCACAAAACAGCTGATTCACTGGAAGTAAATGTCTCATAAAGTGcttacaaaaattatatttgtgtattttatgttgCTTTTATATTGATCAAAATAATTAAACCTGAACATGGTGAAAATTAGTTGTTTTCAAAAGTGCAATTTAAGTCCCATTAatgttgctttttaaaatgcttaataTTATAGTCTCACAGATTTGTCGCAAAACTGTAAATATCTGTAGTTTAAGACCCTTGTCCCTTGTAAACCACACACTTTAAATATTACGGACATGTTCCTCATACTGTTCCGCTACAGTGTGACCAGCCTCTTATTTCCTTATTACTGCAATGTGAAGAGCGACTGAAGAGACACTGCAGCACACATGggtaattattaaaatatattacttttttattttaattttgtacttGCACTAGGGTTGAACAGTATTTTTCATATCAGGAATAAACTATTGTATTAAACAGTTCTTCTTGACTGGACGCTACAGCTCATTTCTGTTATGAAACTATTGTATCTATTTCAGAGTGGATGCTTTATGAAGGTTTGAGGCTTTTGCAGTTTAAGTGAACCGTCATCTCAAACTTCAACATGCCTGATGAACAGCTGACGAACATTTTTGAGGAGCTGAACCGGCTGTCCTTTCGCAGACAGCAGCTGATTGACAAACGCAATATCTTGGCAATGCTCATCCAGTTCAAGCGAAACAATGGCCAGAATGAGCAACGTGAGTCCCATTAGCTGGAACTACTTGATAACAGAAGCCAAATAAACAGTGAAAGACATTTACGGATTATTCCTAAATAAAGAATTTggttatatatgtaaatatagcGATTTCTCATGGTATAGTGTTACAATATGTAAGGAAAAACTAATGTTGCTTACACGATATCTTGTAACCAACAGAGTATTCCAGAGAGACTAAAGAACTTAAAGAGATTGAAGAACAGCTTAAAGTTCTCACTGAAAAAAAGCTTGAACTGGGGAATTTGCAAGAAAGTTTGGGAGGCAATCATTTAATAGGTATGGCACTTTGATATCTTGATATACTTAAACATTTGGAATTTGACCTcctgtatttgtatttgaagGTGCAGTTCTTTATATGTccttgtgtttttattatttcagacACAACTGTTTCATCTATAGACAGTCCGCCGTCTTTTCCAGGTTAGTAGGTTTTGACACTAGTTTCAGTGATGGTAAGATGTGATGTTTTTTGAGACAATTACGCAAATACAAAATCCAACAGGACTAGAGCTTCCTGAAAGCGgctcatgtttgtttttttcagctccGCAGGTGATTCTGGATGTTGATCAACTTCCTCGACACTCAGCTCAGACGCAGTGTCCATTCTGTCGCCAGTATATAACCACAGACGTCACAACCAAATCTGGCAGTGCGACTTATATTGCGTGTCTTATTTCCATTCTTTTTTGGTGAGTTGAACTGTCGTctgatattttactttatttattcttatttatgtCCACTATGCCACTGTGTGATGACTATTAAGGGTTAAACATGACATATTTTGTCTCTTGTGTAGTTGTATAGCTGGCTGCTGTGCCATCCCGTTCTGCATGGATAGATGCAAAGACGTCGTTCACAAGTGTCCAAAATGTCGGAGTCAcataaaaacatgcaaaaagcTCTGAGGAGTGGAATTTCTGAATCCCGTAATGTGAACTAAACTGAAAAGGTTGATGGAACTGAAACTGAAAAGTTTCAGCCGGTGTCATCCTGAACGTTTTACAGGGACAGTCCCCATGGAATTACCCTTTCTTAAAAGATACGATGGCGATATCTCACGGTTCGCTCTTTGCGGGGACTAAGCCAACGTTTCGGTTTGCCTCAAAATTTACCTCCAGAACTATCCATACCGAAAGGAAAATGTAAGACGTATGAATCTTCCGTGAGATTTCAGTCTTCTGATTTGAACTTAAAGAACATTCAATGACAAATTTGAATTTTGGGTTGAATATTTGCTAAAGCACTGAACACTTTCAGGTTGTACAGGATTATAAAAAAtggaatcaagatgcatttaggGTTTCTGAGGTTTTAAGAGGTTTTGAAATGCATATGTAAAATTAAGTCTTGGaaaaactgaaaacaattaagtgagtttatgcttacaacaataataaatatctgCAAAGATGTGGTTTAATTAAGCTGATTTTTCAGAGCCTATTTGCAGATATTTAGGGGCCAAGCACTGAAGGTCTGTAGATACCGATTGTATCCTTTAGTCGTCGTCTTCTCGCTCTTGAGTCTATGGCAGCACATAGAACCGTATGGTAAAAAGTTGTGAATTTTGGCACATGTATAGAGGACAGTCTGAGCATTAACCACAGCAGATTTAGTCTTTAACGCAATTCCTCTAGCGCATGACATTTTGAGTTTTCtgtaaaacctactttttcaaaTTCCTCCTAGACCATTAGTCTGATTTACATAAACAATTGAACCAGATCATGTTCAGACAATGctgacaaaacaacaacatggaATTCAAGTTGATTAGCCTTGAATAACaagcaatgaatgaatgaattcaacaaaaagcacaaaaatggACGAAAGGCTATATCTATGCAACGCTTTTTTATATTCAGACCAAACTCCGTGTGTATGACAACCATGACCTGAGGGTACATGCACAGTTGTGGCACAGTGCCACCTAGTTGTCAGGTGATGTGaaaaaattgatatttttgCTTAAAACGTCTGAACAGTTAGGTCAAAAATCAAGACCACAACTATCTCTTTAGATTTGGTGCAGCTTACCAAATTGATTGATACCCAATTTTCCCATTGTTGGCCATTTTGACTTTAGCTTTGCTATATTTTACGAAGGCATTATCATGTTGTTGTGAAACTCTGTATTTGTCTTTGGTACCATGCCCTGATGGTACTCAAAAAGTCTCAGGGCAGCACCACCGTGTGGTCAAAAAATACTAATagcttttgattatttttgtcATGAGACTGGTCTTGATATATTTCCTTGGATCATGCCGAGAATATTGATACCATCGATACTAATTACACCACAAGTGTCCAGTCTgccattttgattttctttGAAAACCTGCTTCTCCTCCCAAACCACTGGcccgattttcaccaaatttgacttCTAATCATCTTCAGACTtgcttgtcaagtaaatgcatcttgatttaaggatgtttagacaTTTCCAAAGAaccatttccattttttttaatttttttttgtggtgtgATCAAAAGGTACAGTAAAGTAATTTCCACATTCTAGTGGTTGGGAGCAGAGCTATTCAAACCTtaagctgtatttatttatttattttgtaaaataaattaaaaagtaatggagGTTAGTTGAAAGCTGTACTTTCGAATTTTGAAGTATTACTAAATCTGGGTACACACAAGATAATCGCGCTGATTTTGGGCCGATTTCTCCCCTTCCGACAATCCGATTATCTTGGTGGTTCTAAAGATTATCTTATCAGATTTTCCTGTGGTGTGAGGTGTGttaagagtgactgaatctgctCAGAAGAACGGGGGAACCCCAAGGACACCACACACTATATTTTTGGTAATTTTTGTCATGGTGGTCTTTCACATTTTGAAGAtcttataagattttaaaaaatcttttggtGTCCCCCCAGCATAATACAAGCCATTCTTTCCTACttagacatttacattttgaaaacattgtgttgccttcaatttattccttaaaagtTCCTTTACTGGGTCTTAAAAAGTGTAACATTTACCTTTATAAAATCTGCAGAAACCCAGTCAGTACTTTAACAAATGCCTGATTCTGTTTGCATGTAGTAGAGTACGAGTTCTTCAGCTGGTTAAAATCAATTCTATCTAGTTCTGTTGGTTACGTttggttaaacatttttatctttGGTAAACTGTCAAATGTTAAGTCTATTTATTGTGTTGTTAGCTTTGCTAAATAAAGGTTATGTGGGGCCAGAACATGGTTCTGTCCTTTGGAAGGCCAAACAAGTAGTTTCAAATacagaaacattttaatgataaaagGCTGTATATACACAAAGATATGTACAAAGATAacctcaaaacattatttacagttgcacaaatacatttatataaaatgtatattgtaaaatatatacactgtgCAAAATCTGAGGCATACAACCTACATCGCACTTCaaagggtcagtaagatttcataTATTTCTCTTTTCCTCTTCATAACAGAGCAATTACTCTGATGGACATATTGAAAAAAGATACACAAACCCTAATCGTCTTTAGATGTTCATTTAAGGTCTTATGATAGGATTTTACTACACCGTGGGTCTTTtttcactctaaaaaaaatacatgtagAGCCATAAAATGTgtgataataaaaaatgtgtgtgaaaactacataaatgcagtaaaatggtaCGTTTACAAAATTAAAAGCTTTGGGTCTCTGATAGAGACAGATCTATGATATCCCTttagaaattacatttctaaatatagaaatacattCTTTCATTTTGACAACATGTTTGGATAAGCAACTGATTGTCAGTAAGTTCAGTCCAAGGTCAAGTAAGTGCACTATTTGGCATGTTTGGCATATTTTCACAGAGTGTCTAAAGAGAAATCTGCTATTACATTTGCCAAACACTGAAGAAAAACATTTCGTAGTGATCCATCTGAAGGGGAGTGGTGATAAGAAAATCATTCAGCCGTCTGTTTCAAACTGTTCCAGCAGATGACGCTACATTGTCACatttcatagaaaaaaaaaaaactaaattattctTACAAATAACTGAGAAGATGAGGCTTAGGTACATTAACAAAGGCAAATTACCTGCCAGCTACCTGTACTTCAGTGGTTATGAAGAAAGACGCTCAAATTCTGTGAAATACAGTCAATTTCAGTTCAtttacatccaaaaaaaaaaaccacacatCATCTGTACTGCAGGAAAGAGCCTGACCAAATCAAAATGCAGCTGCTCTCTGATGTCATTCTGATCTGAATATGAAAATTTCACTGGTCCTGTTTAGTGTTGTTTCCCTGGTCAAGACACACCACAGTGGCAGTCCGGACTGTAAGAGCTGATCCCTTGTCCACTCTATCTCTACTCTTTTGATAGGGATAATAATGGCCCCTAGTCGGGCGTTTGTGtgcctctctccctccctctctttgGCCCCATGCTGGGTTTGGTAAACAACCTCGCTCTGACCTTTCCCAGTCTATGCACTGGATGATTTCGAATGTTTAGAAATTGAATGTTATTATTTAGCTGCCACAATTTCGAGTACCCTAATGCAACAGTTAACAGCTCATTGACTATGGCAGTTGAATGTGAATGATCCATTAAACAGGTTCCTTCAATGAAGGTGACATCACATTTGTAACAATTACCATGGCACGATGTTTCCATCACAAAAGTCTGACATTTGCAAACTCTGTAGTTAAAATAATAAGTATGTcattatgttgttccaaactcataTGGCTTTTTTCTTCaacagaacacaaaagatggTATTTTATAGAACGTTTCAGCTGGTTTTTGTTAATACCATCAAGTTAATGGGGTCCAAAACTTTCAAGCTCCAAAACGGACATAAAGGTAGCATGAAATGAATCCATATGAATCATTTTGTATAATATGCAGCTTTTGATTGATTGGGCACATGACATGCAACATTCAGTGAGGTTTGACATTTAAAGTTGTGATTAAATGCAAGTCTTTTGTATTGTGACATATCTGAGTGAACCAtgttactgaaaaataaataaaaagaaaatggaaaagTTCTTGAAACCAAATTTAACTTGGTCTCTGTATGCACTGATTAATGTTTTGGTATGGTTTGAGAGTTAATAAAGATCTGTTTATCATAGAAAGTAATGGTGCAGCTTCAGAAAGCTTTGAATATACCAGTCAAGTCATATGGATTAATTTTATGCTACCTTTATGtcttttttggagcttgaaagTTTTGGATCCCAATGACTTTTtatggcaaaaaaacaaacagctgaACAAGATTCAAACCATCATCTTTTGAATTCAGAAAGAAAGAgatacaagtttggaatgagAACAACACTTTTTGAActtactatccctttaactctaTAACTACAGAGTTTCTGGACAACGCAAATAGCAAAAGCATTATGATTGTACTTGTAATCCTTACTTTCCCCAAAATatgatacatttaaaatatgttctgtCTTAGGTAAGAAATTATACTTTTCAGAATCTAAAAAAACATTCTAACATTCAATATAGGCCAGCAGTTTCAAAGACTGCTTCAAAATATGAAAAGCAGAAGTTCACTGTCTAAATAtacaggtgaaaaaaaaaaacctctctcTACATTCTTCTTCGGCTTTAAAAGAGGTGTTGGTGACAATAACAGCACGCAAACCTGCACATATAGGAGCAATTGAGAAAAGCTGATGCTACACTATCAGTGGTTTACACACAGATCCTCAGAACCAACCACAGATCTTTTCAGAACGTCTCCAGTCTCCATCCCTTTGTGAGCTCAGTCCCAGTGTAACTGTAAATCAGTGGAGTCCAAGAAATCAGATGAAAAGACTGCAGTTGGTGAGGAGATACCAGCAGGACCTGGAATCGTAAGGTCCAACCACTCCATGTTGTCGAGGCCTGCGTCTTGCAGAGGGAGGGCAGAAGGTGGCGTGTCAGTGAAGGTCAGATCTGAAGTGTCCATTGGGGAGTGGGGCCGCTCCAGCAGCTGGTTTTTAAGCTCCTCCATCAGTCTCAGGGTCCGTGGCTCAGCGTCCTCCAGCAGGGCCTCCAACTGGTTATCAGAGGCCAGGGCTACCATTTTGGGTGGAGGCGCTTGGATTTGGTTGGGCGTGAGGGCAACGTGTATCTGCGGGGGAGGACGAGACAGCACTGTGTTGATGGGCAGGGTGGTGATGTTTGCCGTCACTGGAAGAAGTTTATCCAGAGAAGGATCCTGCCTGGATAAAGGGGATATTTCTGGGAAAGCACAGAAAACGGTTTAGTTATAGAAACCTATTGTAGCTGAAATCAAAGAGCTGTTTTGACTTTTCTCACCTCCACTctcgatcaaaacatcaaacaaatcGTCCATGTGCTGACTGGTAGCAGTAGGAACCTTTATGGAAGAATACAAGGTATTAAGACAACAGGAAGTGTTCAAAATAGATTACCAAGTGTGCAATATTAGTACTGTGCCCTTCAAATGGAGTTGGAAATATTCGGATTCAGAGCACATGAATGACAGAGGGAAGTCATATTTTGGTGTGGGAAAGTCTGTTAACCTTAATCCCAGAGCATTCTTCAGTTTTTATGCGTATGCCAGGGACAGGGTATGCGTACAGTATACATGACATAAATTTCATCATCAGCATATTTTCTAATGACGTATTCTTGCACTAATTCATCTGTCTACAAGGTGGCGCCACTATATtcatatttgaaaaagaaacgGAAGAGATGAACCATAACAACAAACTACTAGAGACGGTAACAACAAAAGACACCAGCGTTGATGGGCCACAACTCTAGATTATAGGAGTTCGAAGACATTTTTATCAGATATAACTTCTGGAGAGAAATGTCACGGACATTGTACAAAGATGAAACTTTCCCTTTTTTTGTGCTGCCGCACACTATCAAGTGGTGCATACTTTGAATGGCTGTGTGTTTGCCTGTCAAAACTAAACTATACTTTGGGGTTAACTTTAAAATTACCTGCATTGTGGCTTGTAGACCTCTGGTCTGTTTGACGGCCTCCTCATAACGGGGTGGGTCTTTGCTCTTTGGGCTGCGGTGATTGGGAAACGTCGTTGGCTGAAGGATATAGTTGAGCTGACAGGGCGAGGAAGGCTGAACAAAGCATATAACATTCAAACTGTGTAATAGGGGTTACTAGGCAGAGTTCTAGAGTACTAGACAAGAAAAAAGTAAAGTATACAAGAGGATCTTGGCCTAAAACATATACATGCATTAGACAGATTTGAATGCCTGTGCAAACTTGCCACAATTTTAAAGTGTTCTGTTCTGATTTTATGATCGTTAGCTAGCAAGTTGAGTTGAAGAAGCTGAAGAAGACTGTTTACTCTCCCAGTGTGTAGATAGTTTAATACCCAATACAGCGCCCCTTGTGGCAAAACTGAGAAAGCATTGTGTGCTTGTTTTGCATTACCAGTTCTAAACCATTTTTAAGTGCATTGAAATGTAGCTTGTGCCAGCTAGGAGAATGTGTGTTCATGTACTTGCGTATGCCGAGTATGTTTCAGAACGTAACAGAGTGGTCAGTTTGTCTTACTTTGTTTGTAGGTCCATTTGTGTGTCTGGGCGAGTTGAGGAAGCACTGGGGCACGTCTGCCATGGGTTGGCTCTGGTTCTGCCTGTACTCAAACCCAGAAGAAGAGCTTCCACACAGGGGTAAAGCCTGTAAACAAATGCAGCAGGAGGCAGTTTTAGGCCCAGTGCACTGTGAAAGTAAGAAAATCTGTGTATATCAGTGTGTAAACAGAGGCCTCTTGTTCTCGAACCAACCCTGTGTCTTAGTGATAAGTGCTCTTTCTGATTTTCTCTGCACTCTCTACTTCTGTCACCTATTTAGTCAGGTCTGCGTTTGATGTAGTTGAGAGGGTAATGCATCACCTGAACTCAACTGCTATTGCCAGGGCAACATCAGAGATAAGCACAGAATGTGTTGCAGGCCTCAGAAAGGCTTTCCATTTCAACCTACGTGCCAAATCAGAGAGAAATGCGTCTGGGCCTTGTCATCACAATAGTGAGCTGAACTGGATTTATGAAGTGCGGGAACATTAAAAGCAAGAGGAAAGGTTAAGATCTACAAGCACCCTAaagtatacatacataaaacaacTTGGATCATATGGTGTATTCATTTCTAACTGTTGTATTAATGTTTCTATTTTACTGCaaagtaaaatatcattatttgTGATTTGTTGTGTCTTTTCAATTAGAATGCATAATGGATATCGTAATTACCTTGTACGTCTAAAGTAGCTCATAGCTCATATATTGCCCTGTGTCTGGGATAAAAAGATGCGCTTGAAAATGCCACAAAGACTACAGCCAATGGTCAACCAGCACACATGTTCTAAGCCTGCTTGAGAGGAAATTACTCTCCATACCAGTAGATGGCAGTAATCACTACATGATTTTCAATAGGAAGAGTCGCTGACAACTCTGGTTGTGAAATGTAGTTTGAAGACAAGGCAAACGTGAGAATTGATACAGGAAATAATGTAAATTCACGTGAGAGACAAGCGTTCTCGCACAAGCATGGATTTATTAGTCAAAAATGGTAGCCCGCAAAAAGCCGGCAAACCAAGTCATCTGTACACTGATATGCAGTGAAAAAAGTGTGAACCCAGCATTAAACTGAACAGCTAATCTAAATGGTCTCTCACTAATAGACTGTGCTGCAAACCCAACATGCTCAGTCGCCCGAAAAGCTAATCAATGACAGCTGGACATTGGCCGTTTGGTGTGGCACGGTCTTTGTTAGGGTGTCAGTTATTAGGGTGTTCAGGGTGGTTGCAAAGACATTTCTATAGGACTGGTAAAAGTGCTTTGAGTGTTTGATAGTGTGCTGCCATGCAGTTGATAGGGCAGTgttctcaaactcaattcctggagggccacagctctatacagttttgctccaaccctaatcaaacacacctgatttagctaatcaaggtcttcaggggggctgtttcataaaagaCGCTAAGAAAAGCGGGGATTAAAATCCcaaacctgacttgaaataacctaacaaatTAACTAAAGCGGTTTCATAAACGGCAATTTAAGTTCACGCAATCTCACTAATTCGATCCAGGTTCAATGAGTCAGGATAATTTGATGTGCACGCTTATTCTTAATCAGCCCTTAATGTTGATCATGGATCAATTGATCCACCATGGCAAACAGCAAGTCGTGGgaagtcatggcctaatggttagagggtcggactcgtaatccaaatgTTGCGAGTtagagtctcaggtccggcaggaattgtaggtggggggagtaaatgtacagcgctctctccaccttcaataccatgactgaggtgcccttgatcaaggcaccgaacccccaactgcccCCCGGGCGCCACAGCATAAATCAGGgcttgaaaacaaacaaacaaaaaaaaattcaatcgGTTCACTCAGAGCAGATTCGATATTTTAACGTTTCTATTCCTGCACTCCTCATGTATTATCGTTCCTTTCTTcgcctataataataataataataataaaaaattaaaaaaattacagcgttttctttactcaaaaaaagaaagaaaaaacaacaaatctgGTATCTTAACCCTCTGCGCTTAATCATAGCCAATACAGCATCGTCTTTTATAGATTTTGGCCAAATGTAGCCtactaaacaaaagaaaaaatctgcTAACGCTTTAACgacattaaagtattttttcaagatatttaaaaatgtttgctgcATTGTTAAACGCTCTTATAAAATTGCGttttgaggagaaaaaaaacaaaaaaaaaaaacaggctaaTTCGTATTTTATGactacattcagaaataatgtaggCTAAAATTTGGATTTTGGATCGTGTCACAAACCGAAACTCAGctctttttttataattttttatttttattttgttttgttaatctGTGAATGATTTAAGTGAAATAttttgtgcatatagcctatacaTATTCCTTTTTATGTAAGCCTATAGTTTATTCTGTTTTCTCCGTTCACAGAAGCGCTGCAGGTGCGTGTAATCTGTTGAATCCATCTTACACTATCCTAGGATAAACTCTAATGCCGGTGCATTGCCATTGCGAGTTCACAGCTGAGTGCGGGCGGCATTTCACGCGTTGGACCTACTACTTTAATTCGTGATTGGTTGACAGCaagtttcaaatattaaatggaaTGATAAAATAACGTTATTAACCGGTTAATGgtcatttcaaattttttattcCGTTCGGAACTATAAAATGTGGTTTGGTTTCTGGTTCTTTTCCGGTTTTCGTTTTCGTTCCTTGAACCGGTTCAGAGCCCtggcataaatggctgcccactgctccgggtgtgtgtgttcactgctgtgtgcactttgaatttgtgctctgcatttaacccatccagagtatgggtcaccatacttggccacatgtcacgtcactttcaaatatttgtgccatttaatgcatttgagacattgtgttttcctcagtgcatatttgttgttggacatttgatcagttaaaatgtagtctgattt is a window from the Onychostoma macrolepis isolate SWU-2019 chromosome 03, ASM1243209v1, whole genome shotgun sequence genome containing:
- the snrnp25 gene encoding U11/U12 small nuclear ribonucleoprotein 25 kDa protein isoform X1, which produces MPDEQLTNIFEELNRLSFRRQQLIDKRNILAMLIQFKRNNGQNEQQYSRETKELKEIEEQLKVLTEKKLELGNLQESLGGNHLIDTTVSSIDSPPSFPAPQVILDVDQLPRHSAQTQCPFCRQYITTDVTTKSGSATYIACLISILFCCIAGCCAIPFCMDRCKDVVHKCPKCRSHIKTCKKL
- the snrnp25 gene encoding U11/U12 small nuclear ribonucleoprotein 25 kDa protein isoform X2, which translates into the protein MDELKEENLKNVDEAEFEEKTVVDEIKEEQEEEEEEEDEEALPHSEFLDIFEEGLALMVQDPLLCDLPIQVTLEEVNSQVALEYGQAMTVRVCKADGEVMPIVVVQSATVLDLKKAICRYMELKQQREGGVKHIGWKYVWRTFHLVFNGEKLEDDKRKLKDYGIRNRDEVTFLKKLRRK